In the genome of Catenulispora sp. EB89, the window GTCCACTGCTTCAGGTTCGAGCCGGAGGCCACGCCGCCGCCGCTGTCCAGGACCAGGCCGGTGGTGGCGTTGACGATCTTTGCCCAGCCGGTGGGGAGGGGGCCGGTGCCCAGGGGTGGGATCTGGCCGGAGAAGGTCAGCTTGACCGTGTAGGCCAGGGCGTTGAACGGCGCGTTGGACGAGGGCATCGTGAAGTGCAGGCCGCCGGTGTCCTGCACTGGGGACGGCAGGTTGACGTACGTCCCCGCCGCATTGTTGAGCAGCTGTGCCGAGACCAGGGTGCTGAGATTGATCTGGTTGGAGTTCAGCGTGCTCACCGTCATCGTGCCGCCCTGCCACCCAAGCGCCGTGGCGTACAGGACCGTGTTGTCCTTGCTCCGGGTGAAGCGGACGTCCTGCGGCGTGCCCGCCTTCGGCCCCGAGAACGACCCGCCACCCATCGCGGTCGGCCCCTCGCCGTACGAGCTCCAGGCGCGAGTCGCGTAGATCGCCTCGCCGAAGCGGCCGAGCCAGTCGCCCAGGCCGAGCAGGATGGTCTGCTGCCCGGAGGGGATGGTGCCGTCGGCCATCGGGGCGATGTTCAGCAGCATGTTGCCGCCCTTGGCGACCCGGTCGATCAGTGCGTGCAGCAGCGCCTGCGTCGTGTAGTAGCCGATGCCGACGGTGTAACACCAGCTGGAGGAGGAGACCGAGTCGTCGGTGAGCCAGTACGGCGTGAGCAGGCCGCCGGGCCCTCCGCGCTCGAAGTCGAAGACCTCGCCGGAGGTGTCGAAGCCGTCCTTGTAGGTGGCCACGACGTCCTTGTTCCAGGCCACGGCCTGGTTGTAGTAGTACGCCAGGAACGCCAGGCGCTCGGACTCCTGGACGTTGCCCAGGTCGAAGTCCTGCCAGATCATGTCCGGCTGGTACCCGTTGATCACCTCGACCAGCTTGGTGAACCAGAGCTGGTTCTCCGCGGTCGTGCCCATCTGCCCGTACAGCTTCTGCAGCGTCGCGGTCGACTGCTGCGGCACGTACTGGTAGTAGCCGAGGAAGTGGTACGCGTGGTGCAGGGACGTCATGAACTTCAGACCCTGGGCGCGGATCGCCTGCGCGTGCAGGCCGACCAGGTCCAGGTTCGGCCCGGTCCGCACCGCGTTCCACTCGTTGGCCTGGCTGTTCCACATCGAGTAGCCGTCGTGGTGCTCGGCCACGGGACCGGCGAACTTCGCGCCGGCGGCCTTGAACAGCTGGGCCCAGGCGTTCGGGTCCCAGCTCCCGCCGGCCGACGCGAGCTTGGGCGCGAACTTCGTGTAGTTCCCCGCCTTGTCGTACGCCCCGAGGATGAAGTTGTGGTACGGCCACACCGAAGGGTCCCCGTAGGTGGCGATGTGGTGCTGGTTCTCGATCGAACCCGGGTTGTACATGTTGCGCGGGTACCACTCGCTGCTGAAAGCCGGGACCGAGAACACACCCCAGTGGTAGTAGATCCCGAACTTGGCGTCCTGGAACCACTCCGGCGTCGGCGGGTGCTGATCCACGGAGGACCACGACGCTGTGTAGCTCTGCGGACCGGCGGTCGCCGAGGCCGAGGGTGCGAAGCGCAGCAGGCCGAAGGCGGCGGCCGCGCCGGCGCTTCCGGCGGTGAGGAGCGTGCGACGGCTGACGGGGAAGGGGGCGGGAGAGGGGGAGGAGGGCATGGGGGTCCTTTCGACGTGGCAGGAGCGTCAGGAAAGGGGCCGGGGCGGCGTTCCCTCAGCGCCGCCCCGGCGGTTTGCGGGGGGAAGGTCAGCCGAGCGTCCACTGCTGGTTGCTCTGGCCGTTGCAGGTCCACAGCTGGACGAGCGCGCCGTTGGCGGTCGAGGCGCCGCTGACGTCCAGGCACAGACCGGACTGGACCCCGGTGACGGTGCCGTTGGAGTTCAGGTTCCACTGCTGGTTGGTCTGGCCGTTGCAGGGCCAGATGATGACCTTGGTGCCGTTCGTCGTGCCCTTGTTGTTGGCGTCGAGGCAGTCGGTGGTGCCGGAGTCGGTGACGGTGAGCTCACCGGCCGAGGTGTGAGCGAACGTCTGGTTGCTCTGGCCGTTGCAGGAGTAGATCTGTAGCTGCGTGCCGCCGGTCGTGGTCGCGTTCGGCACGTCCAGGCACTTGCCGGCGCCGACCGCGTGCAGCGCGCCGCCGGGCGGCGGGGCCGGCGCCGAGTAGCCGGCGCCGGTGATGGTCGCCTGCACCGCGTTCTCGGTCGCGTCCGAGGGGTAGCCGGTGGTGACGGCACCCTCGAAGAACTCGCCCTGGCCGCCGTTGCTGTTGTCGCCGCCGGTGCCCAGCTCGACGTCCGGCTGGACCTTCATCGGCGAATAGTTGTTCGGTAGCGGTCCTGAATATGTCGTCGTCAGACCGCCTGTTGTCGAATCACCGTTCTTCAGTGTGAAGTTCGACGTCCCGTTGTTCTTCTCCACCGCGGTCACGAACGCGTGGTTCACACCGGGGTTGTTCGCCGTGTTCGGCCCGGTGTTGGTGCTGTACATGCCGTTCTCCAGGTCGGCCTCGACCCACGGCCCGGGCCCGGTGCAGCCGCCGAACCAGCACGCGTTGCCCCACTCGATCGCGTTCATCGTCGCGTTGCCGTCGTCGCTGTGGTCGGTCTCGGCGCTGCCGAAGTCGAAACAGCACTGCGAGTTGAAGTAGTTGGAGGAGGTCACCATGTAGACCCCCTCCGGCTGCGATCCGGTGGGCACGCCATTGGTGTTGTCGATGCGGTAGCCGACGCCGGGATGCACCTTGACGCCGAACACCTGGTGCCCGTTCACGGTCTCCGGCAGCGCCATCGCGTCCGCGCCGACGTCCGAACCGTTCGGGCCCGGGCCGTGCCAGAACCCGCCCGAGGAGATCGGCATGTCGTTGTGGTGCGAGGTCTGGTCGTAGAGCTTGGTGATGGTGCAGCTGGTGTTGGCGCAGAACGAGACCTGCGCGGCACCGTTGGCGTAGTCGCCGGCGGCCAGCAGGCCGACGTCCAGGTGGCTGCCGTCCGACGCGCGCTGGATCTGGTAGAGCGGCCCGTCGTACGAGCCGTACAGCGCGCGCACAGTGCTGTACGCGGCGGCGCAGGGCGTGCCGCCGCTGGCGTAGACGTCGCAGGGCAGCGACGTCGCGGCGCGCGCCGTCGTCGCCCCGACCTGCATCCCGGCCACGGCCAGGAGGGCCGCGAGCGCGAGCATCAGCAGCGGCCGCAGGGGTCTGCGGCCTCCGGTGAGGATGGATCTGAACACTGTTTCACCTCCGAGGTGTGACTGTTCTCGAATCGATTCGACCCGGCATCGGGGAGCCGGGGCTCAGCTGAGGGTCCATTGCTGGTTGCTGCCGCCGTTGCAGGTCCAGAGTTCGACCAGGGCTCCGTCGGTGGTGGAGGCTCCGGTGACGTCGAGGCAGAGTCCTGATTGGACGCCGGTGACGGTGCCGTTGGGGTTGAGGGTCCATTGCTGGTTGGTCTGGCCGTTGCAGGACCACAGGATCGCCTTGGTGCCGTTGCTGGTGCCCTTGTTGTTGGCGTCCAGGCACAGGGTGCTGCCGCCGACCGTGACGGTCAGCTCGTTCGAGGAGTTGTGCGTCCAGGTCTGGTTGGCCTGGCCGTTACAGTCATAGATCTGCTGCTGGGTACCCAGCGTGGTGGTCGAGTTCGGGTCGTCCAGGCACTTGCCCGCGCCCACCGCGTGCAGCGCGGTGCCGTTCGGCGGCGGAGTGGTGCCGCCGGAGACGCCGGAGTTGTTGATGACCTGCTGCGCCGCGCTCGGCCAGCCGCCGCTCACCTGGGTGTTGCCGGTCAGCACGTTGTTGTGCGGGGAGCCGGTCGCGACGTTCGTGGCGCCGGAGTTGTACCAGTTGTAGGAGAAGGTACTGTCGTCCGTGTTGTTGTTCGAGTTGGCGTTGGTGAACGCCCACACGCCGGTGTCCTGCACGACGTTGTTGGTCAGCGTCAGATACCGGGAGCCCTCGTCCAGGTACAGGCCGACGGTGTTCTGGTTGTCGTAGATGTAGTTGTCGTCGATCACGCCGCCGGGGTTGGCGGACAGGTTGTAGATGCTGCCGCCGTCGTGGAAGACCTTCTTGGTGCCGTGCACCTTGTTGTAGCTGACGA includes:
- a CDS encoding arabinofuranosidase catalytic domain-containing protein translates to MFRSILTGGRRPLRPLLMLALAALLAVAGMQVGATTARAATSLPCDVYASGGTPCAAAYSTVRALYGSYDGPLYQIQRASDGSHLDVGLLAAGDYANGAAQVSFCANTSCTITKLYDQTSHHNDMPISSGGFWHGPGPNGSDVGADAMALPETVNGHQVFGVKVHPGVGYRIDNTNGVPTGSQPEGVYMVTSSNYFNSQCCFDFGSAETDHSDDGNATMNAIEWGNACWFGGCTGPGPWVEADLENGMYSTNTGPNTANNPGVNHAFVTAVEKNNGTSNFTLKNGDSTTGGLTTTYSGPLPNNYSPMKVQPDVELGTGGDNSNGGQGEFFEGAVTTGYPSDATENAVQATITGAGYSAPAPPPGGALHAVGAGKCLDVPNATTTGGTQLQIYSCNGQSNQTFAHTSAGELTVTDSGTTDCLDANNKGTTNGTKVIIWPCNGQTNQQWNLNSNGTVTGVQSGLCLDVSGASTANGALVQLWTCNGQSNQQWTLG
- a CDS encoding alpha-L-fucosidase, whose product is MPSSPSPAPFPVSRRTLLTAGSAGAAAAFGLLRFAPSASATAGPQSYTASWSSVDQHPPTPEWFQDAKFGIYYHWGVFSVPAFSSEWYPRNMYNPGSIENQHHIATYGDPSVWPYHNFILGAYDKAGNYTKFAPKLASAGGSWDPNAWAQLFKAAGAKFAGPVAEHHDGYSMWNSQANEWNAVRTGPNLDLVGLHAQAIRAQGLKFMTSLHHAYHFLGYYQYVPQQSTATLQKLYGQMGTTAENQLWFTKLVEVINGYQPDMIWQDFDLGNVQESERLAFLAYYYNQAVAWNKDVVATYKDGFDTSGEVFDFERGGPGGLLTPYWLTDDSVSSSSWCYTVGIGYYTTQALLHALIDRVAKGGNMLLNIAPMADGTIPSGQQTILLGLGDWLGRFGEAIYATRAWSSYGEGPTAMGGGSFSGPKAGTPQDVRFTRSKDNTVLYATALGWQGGTMTVSTLNSNQINLSTLVSAQLLNNAAGTYVNLPSPVQDTGGLHFTMPSSNAPFNALAYTVKLTFSGQIPPLGTGPLPTGWAKIVNATTGLVLDSGGGVASGSNLKQWTYDGSTNLQWQLVPLGGGYYRIVNNTNGMVADSWGDSANGAPARQAAWNGGNNQQWTLTSAGTGRYHIVNRGTGTALDGAGSSAAGSTTVMWSPNSSTNNEWSIVAV